In one Lolium rigidum isolate FL_2022 chromosome 3, APGP_CSIRO_Lrig_0.1, whole genome shotgun sequence genomic region, the following are encoded:
- the LOC124701633 gene encoding cyanelle 30S ribosomal protein S10-like isoform X1, with amino-acid sequence MAVSTSTSTLPLLFLHRSTTSPNPAALSFPSSLRASPLRSRAAAAAASPPAETLDLPSDTPPVGEGSGIPMPSSIGDDGEQLAPKQKIRIKLRSYWVPLIEDSCKQIIEAAKTTNAKTMGPVPLPTKKKIYCVLQSPHVHKDSRFHFEIRTHQRLIDIMYPTAQTIDSLMQLQLPAGVDVEVKL; translated from the exons ATGGccgtctccacctccacctccacgctccccctcctcttcctccaccgctCCACCACAAGCCCCAACCCCGCCGCCCTCTCCTTCCCCTCCTCCCTCCGCGCCTCCCCGCTgcgctcccgcgccgccgccgcggccgcctcccCGCCCGCCGAGACCCTCGACCTACCTTCCGACACGCCTCCG GTTGGGGAGGGAAGTGGAATTCCGATGCCGTCGTCGATTGGGGATGATGGGGAGCAG CTGGCACCAAAGCAGAAGATCAGAATCAAGCTGAGGTCTTACTGGGTACCATTGATTGAGGACTCCTGCAAGCAGATCATTGAAGCTGCAAAAACAACTAATGCAAAGACCATGGGTCCTGTTCCCCTGCCAACCAAGAAGAAGATATATTGTGTGCTCCAATCTCCCCACGTGCACAAAGATTCAAGGTTCCATTTTGAGATCCGGACACACCAGCGGCTGATTGATATCATGTACCCGACAGCCCAGACGATCGACTCATTGATGCAGCTCCAGCTCCCCGCCGGCGTGGATGTCGAGGTTAAGCTATGA
- the LOC124701633 gene encoding uncharacterized protein LOC124701633 isoform X2, which yields MAVSTSTSTLPLLFLHRSTTSPNPAALSFPSSLRASPLRSRAAAAAASPPAETLDLPSDTPPVGEGSGIPMPSSIGDDGEQLLFGATAGKENVPACAQLHPSFSNSFSVSQEKIVIMNRYGEKLAGVLHEAGSKDIVVLCHGFRSSKESRTIMGLTDALTSEKISVFRFDFSGNGESEGTFQYGNYYKEVEDLHAVIQHLKDQKRDTRAIAGHSKGGDVVIIYASMYQDVSRIINMSGRFDLKRGIADRLGNDYMEIINQHGFIDVGQKKGQSIYRVTKESLMDRLKIDMQSACMSIDPNCRVLSVHGSDDDVVPSEDAVEFHKYISNHELHIIEGADHRYSSHQLELANIVVKFARSG from the exons ATGGccgtctccacctccacctccacgctccccctcctcttcctccaccgctCCACCACAAGCCCCAACCCCGCCGCCCTCTCCTTCCCCTCCTCCCTCCGCGCCTCCCCGCTgcgctcccgcgccgccgccgcggccgcctcccCGCCCGCCGAGACCCTCGACCTACCTTCCGACACGCCTCCG GTTGGGGAGGGAAGTGGAATTCCGATGCCGTCGTCGATTGGGGATGATGGGGAGCAG TTGCTGTTTGGTGCTACTGCCGGAAAGGAAAATGTTCCGGCATGTGCACAGTTGCACCCGTCCTTCAGTAATTCCTTCAGTGTATCTCAAGAAAAAATAGTGATAATGAACAGATATGGAGAGAAACTCGCTGGGGTTTTGCATGAAGCTGGATCTAAGGACATTGTAGTGCTCTGCCATGGATTTAGGTCATCAAAGGAAAGTAGAACCATAATGGGTCTTACTGATGCATTAACATCAGAGAAGATTAGTGTCTTTCGTTTCGATTTTTCTGGCAATGGAGAGAGTGAAGGCACATTTCAGTATGGCAACTACTACAAAGAGGTGGAGGACTTGCATGCTGTAATCCAACATCTGAAGGACCAGAAGCGTGATACTCGTGCTATTGCCGGCCACagtaaaggaggagatgtggtcaTCATCTATGCATCCATGTATCAAGATGTATCTCGTATTATCAACATGTCTGGAAGATTTGATCTCAAGCGTGGAATTGCAGATCGCCTTGGCAATGATTATATGGAAATAATAAATCAACATGGTTTCATTGACGTGGGACAGAAAAAAGGACAATCCATCTACCGTGTAACGAAAGAAAGTCTGATGGATCGTCTTAAGATAGATATGCAGAGTGCATGTATGTCTATTGACCCTAATTGCAGGGTCTTGTCAGTTCACGGCTCTGATGACGATGTTGTGCCATCTGAGGATGCTGTGGAATTTCATAAATATATAAGCAACCACGAGCTGCATATTATTGAAGGAGCTGATCATAGATATTCATCTCACCAGCTTGAGTTGGCTAACATTGTAGTGAAATTTGCTAGATCTGGGTGA